In Ovis aries strain OAR_USU_Benz2616 breed Rambouillet chromosome 14, ARS-UI_Ramb_v3.0, whole genome shotgun sequence, a single genomic region encodes these proteins:
- the LOC101116597 gene encoding zinc finger protein 211-like isoform X2, whose product MAAAALSAPHQGSVTFEDVAMYFSCEEWCLLDEAQIQLYLDVMLENFALVCMLGSWRGVQDKETPSEEIKPAGVLQFLTPRAGLSPEKTQPCAMCIPVLRNILHLAEEQGTSGEQKVYTCAACGKEFYFTANIQQHQKQHIRENLFLCNTERPSFLKTCTVHPAGNFSTYMEIGNDFMTSMGVQPQATNTGKKLNNNKECEVVFHSGESHHSLGEGKIASSHTDILVENERVLMNEASCEVNKCEKAGTERSNLIQHVQVHTGEKSYKCSQCEEFFSHKSQILSHQSFNCGGMLYDCSECGKSFSRRKYLISHRRIHTGEKPYECKECHKSFRRKGNLIEHQRVHTREKPYQCKQCGKFFARKSIFLAHERIHTGENPYECNKCGKALTTISSFYYHLRVHTGERPYECNECGKSFTTLSTLSNHQRVHSGERPFKCSECEKFFSRKEHLSAHMNVHTGEKPYECNKCGKSFTSRSNLCNHWRVHIGERPFKCSECGKCFTSSSSFLRHQRVHTGERPYECSECGKSFVASSGLRYHQRVHNGERPYECSECGKNFTARSTLRDHQRVHTGERPYKCSECGKYFTSRSSLLRHQRVHTEERPYECSQCGRSFTTQTYLYDHHRVHIGKGL is encoded by the coding sequence GTTCTTGGCGTGGAGTCCAGGATAAAGAGACACCATCTGAAGAAATCAAACCTGCAGGGGTGTTACAGTTTCTCACTCCCAGGGCAGGTTTGTCTCCTGAGAAGACCCAACCCTGTGCGATGTGCATCCCAGTCTTGAGAAACATTTTGCACTTGGCTGAAGAGCAAGGAACAAGTGGGGAGCAGAAAGTATACACATGTGCAGCCTGTGGGAAGGAGTTCTATTTCACTGCTAACATTCAGCAGCACCAGAAGCAGCACATTAGAGAGAATCTTTTCCTATGTAATACTGAGAGACCCTCATTTTTAAAGACATGCACGGTTCACCCAGCAGGGAATTTCTCTACCTACATGGAGATTGGGAATGACTTCATGACCAGCATGGGAGTTCAGCCACAGGCCACTAATACTGGGAAGAAATTGAACAACAATAAGGAGTGTGAGGTTGTTTTTCACAGTGGAGAAAGTCATCACAGCTTGGGAGAAGGTAAGATAGCTTCCAGCCACACAGACATTCTTGTAGAGAATGAAAGAGTCCTCATGAATGAGGCATCTTGTGAGGTAAACAAATGTGAGAAAGCTGGCACCGAAAGAAGTAACCTCATTCAGCATGTGCAagttcacactggagaaaagTCTTACAAATGCAGCCAATGTGAAGAATTTTTTAGCCACAAATCCCAAATCCTTTCACATCAGAGCTTTAATTGTGGAGGAATGCTATATGactgcagtgaatgtgggaaatcctTTAGCCGAAGGAAATACCTCATTTCCCATAGGAGAATccacactggagaaaagccttatGAATGCAAGGAGTGTCATAAATCCTTTAGACGAAAGGGGAACTTAATTGAACACCAGAGAGTTCACACTAGAGAAAAACCTTATCAGTGCAAACAGTGTGGAAAATTTTTTGCCCGCAAATCCATTTTCCTTGCACATGagagaattcacactggagaaaaCCCTTATGAGTGCAACAAATGTGGGAAAGCTCTTACTACTATCTCTAGTTTCTATTATCATCTGAGAGTTCACACGGGAGAACGGCCTTATGAGTGCaatgaatgtgggaaatcttTCACTACTTTGTCAACTCTATCTaatcatcagagagttcacagtgGAGAAAGACCTTTTAAGTGTAGTGAATGTGAAAAATTTTTTAGCCGAAAGGAACATCTCAGTGCCCATATGAATgttcacactggagaaaagccttatGAGTGCAATAAATGTGGGAAATCTTTTACAAGTAGGTCAAACCTTTGTAATCATTGGAGAGTTCACATTGGAGAAAGGCCTTTTAAGTGCAGCGAATGTGGGAAATGTTTTACTAGTAGCTCAAGCTTCCTTCGTCATCAGCgagttcacactggagaaaggccttacgagtgcagtgaatgtggaaAATCATTTGTTGCTTCAAGTGGCCTCCGGtatcatcagagagttcacaatGGAGAAAGACCTTAtgaatgcagtgaatgtgggaaaaaTTTTACTGCTAGGTCGACCCTTCGTGATCATCAAAGAGTTCACACCGGAGAAAGGCCTTAtaagtgcagtgaatgtgggaagtATTTTACTAGTAGGTCGAGCCTTCTTcgtcatcagagagttcacacagAAGAAAGGCCTTATGAGTGCAGTCAATGTGGGCGATCTTTTACTACTCAGACATACCTCTATGATCATCACAGAGTTCACATTGGAAAAGGCCTATGA